In Pyrus communis chromosome 15, drPyrComm1.1, whole genome shotgun sequence, the genomic stretch ATGCAAAGCCGGCGCGGGAAACGTAGTGCATTCGGGTTTGATGAAGATGAATTCGAAGATCCTCAGGAGGCGGCCAATAATTTTACCAACCAGCAATCATGTCCGAAAGCGACGCCGGTGCATGAAATGAAAGCCGACAAGTTGTTTTCTAGGATGCAGCATTTGCAGCAGCTCCTTGAGCGCTTTTTAGCATGTCGCCCAACAGGTTcgatcaattttatttttcctcaCCCAACTCTAACATACGTGCATGCAAATATTTCATCCCTGCATGCATGGCCACGTATGATATATTCAATTCTTTCATTCTATTGTATAATTTCTACAAGAAAATCATCGCCACATTATATGATCGACTTATTAAATACATGCACGGTTAGAAGATAGGAAAGCTTATTTTGGTATCATGTTTTATAAACTACATTATATTTGGTATTATTGATATATGATGATCTTTTGTTGATACTTTATTGAATACACTGTAGATTATCATTCGATACCCGCCAATCACTCTCTATTCTAGAATTATGTCTTTTgaacttttgttttctttttcttcttttttcacaGAGAATTACACATTCCTTgtagaaaaattaatatattaattaagcatttctaacatttttgtttttgttatgtgCATGAATTTTAATCACAGGCGTAGCAAAGAACAATAGAATTGTAATAATGGCCTTATACCCGATAGTCAAAGAGAGTTTCCAGGTATATTATGACATAACAGAAATAATGGGCATCTTAATCGACCGCTTCATGGAGCTGGAGATCCCCGACTGTGCCAAGGTGTACGAGATCTTCTGTCGCATCGGAAAGCAATTCGATGAGCTGGACATGCTCTATGGGTGGTGCAAACAAATCGGGATTTCACGCTCCTCAGAGTACCCAGAGGTTGAGAGGATCACACCCAAGAAGCTGGAGGTGATGGACGAGTACATACGCGACAAGTCGGCTTTGGCACAAGGCAAGAGATCGGTAAAGGAACTACTAGACCAGCAGAAGATTGATGAGGCAAACAAAGATGAAGAATCAAATCATGgcgaagacgaagaagaagacatgAATGCAATGAAGGCCCTGCCACCTCCCGAGGGTTTCGTTGAGGAAAACAATAACAAAGAGATAGAACCAGTAAAGGAAGAGGAAATTAAGAAACCACAACAAGAAGAAGGCGATCTGTTGAACTTGGGAGAACACGCTGTGTCGAGCAACGAACACGCTGACAAATTAGCATTGGCTTTGTTCAACGGCGCCACTGAACAAGCACCAGCAGGTCCACCGGCATGGGAAGCGTTTGCTAACGAAGCTGATTGGGAAACCGCGTTAGTCCAGTCGGCAAGCCACTTGTCAAATCAAAAGGCGTCCCTCGGGGGAGGTTTTGACTTGTTGTTGCTGGACGGATTGTACCAGCAAGCGGAGGTATCAGCCACGATGGCAGGCCCAGGGTACGGAGTGAGTGGGAGTGCAAGCAGTGTTGCATTAGGGTCTGCAGGACGGCCTGCAATGCTAGCATTGCCTgcaccaccatcatcatcatcatcgtcatcgttAGATCATCCAAGCAAGTCGAGTGTACACGTGGACCCGTTTGCTGCATCGTTAGTAGTGCCGCCGCCATCATACGTGCAAATGTCAGACCTGGAGAGGAAGCAGAAGCTGTTGATGGACGAGCAGTTGATGTGGCATCAGTATGCAAGGGATGGGATGCAAGGACAGATTGGATTGACAAAACTAcaacataatcctcatcataacaTAAACATGGGAGGTTACACACACACCTACTAATCATCACttaattaacacttaattaTAAGCAGACTTATGCAGTTTCAGTTgttaaagatcattaagtaGGGGTTGCATGCATGTGTATTAATTTgaacattttgtttaattttttcctttttaattgtaTAGGTGAGGTTCGTTTAGTAGCATTTATCTGGTACATATAAACACACATTTTCACTTAATCGATGTATCCTCAATGTATGAAACGTTTATATTTACAGATATGCATGTAGCTAACCCCCTCGGCAACCATTGTCTTGAATCACACTAGAATCATTGTTGTTGCCTGGGACCTAAAACTATCAACAATCACTGTTGTTGCTTGGGACCCAAGAATTCCCACACTGTTTCTTCATGGgcaatttggaaaaataaccaTAATATGGACCCCATATAGAATTATAACCACCCTTTTaagtttatgataattataaccaaaGTTTGATATGAAAGTACTAATATACCCCTAATGGGTGAAAAGTTGTAAACTTCCTCATGTTCTTAACCGTGAAAAAACTAGAACATCCAATAGCTCTTTGCACTAGCTCGTCCCTTCCCCAAAAGCTGGTTACCAACAAGAGATCAATGAACACCTTAAATGCTAATAACTGGAGTTGGATCTCAACCGATTGAGCTATTGTTAACTCTAACCTTTTTGCCTAGGGAACGAGAATGAACCTTAGCAGCAGCTTCTACCTTCAAGACCTCATCTCCATTGCTGGAGGCACTATGCAacttatcaaaaataaaaatggtaacCAATAAAGCAAATGGCACATCAATTCTAGGATTAAAAGGAAATAGATGGCAAGGTGCTCAGCAGACACAATAAACAATACCGCACTACACTTGTagttcaaagaaaataaataaaaggagggGGACATCCAGGGACTTCAAGGAATAAAATTTGTTGCATTAATGGTATATTAGTACTTTCATATcaacttttggttataattattataaacttcAAAGGGTGGTTATAATTCTATGTAGGCTCTAAGTTTTGGTTACTTTTCCAAATCTCCCGTTTCTTCCAAGTCCTCTAATTGATAAAATGACTTATATGACATAGATTCATCGCTACTATGGCGTTCCAATCCTAAGGTGGTAACTATGCCAATGGAAAGGATATTATCTAATACGCCCACTCCCCCACGGGTGGGTAGCAAATCACCTTGAAAgcacaaaatataattaaaggaaaactaatgaaaataatttgaaaactttgagttttatcaataagaacaaaataatagATAAAGTGAATGGTAccataattaactttttagtgtaaaaatgtagtttttcgttaaaatgaacagtaccgagagctttttgttaaagttccctgTAATTAAACATAGAAGTAACAAGATTGCTGACTTTTGAGATCAAAGGCTGCCCTGCCCAGAACACAACCAACCAAATTGAACAACAATTTAGTTCCCacaacattccaacaactttAAAATGCAACACTAAATATATGATTTTGTTCCATTGAGGTCAAAAATGGTACCTAAAAACCTCACTTTTTGAGCATGAAAACCTAGTATTATTTGAAGTTGACATCAAATGACAAACAATTATAAATTAGAACTAGCTTTTGAAATTCCAGATCGAATTCGGGCTACATGATTTATAGTTTTTGACATGTAATTTCAACTACAAGGGAGATGAAGGGTTAAACAATGTGTAAAAGCAACTAATTAGGAATACAGTTTGTTTAAAGATCACAGGTCCCAAAAATAATCCTCCTAGAATTTGACCTTGATCAAAATTTCCTATCAAAGAGGGGGATGGAACTTCCAGGTTCATGCTGTCATTTGAGCTGTGGCATGATAGAACTCCATCTGCTGTATATAACTCTGCACGGCCCATTGGCCAAAAATGTCAATGTGGTTTTCCCCGGCATCAAGCTTGTACTCGCTCACAgttgtttcttcttttcaagACTGGAAGCAGCAATGCGTTGTCGCTTCTTCCATGCTGGAATCTTGCCCGGGAAAGCCCACCGTAAAAATTTCTCCCATGAGTAGCAGCTTACAAACATGAGAAGCGCCCATAACAGTAACTTGTTTCTCAATCCCACTGGCAAGGGCACCAGCCTAAGCCAGTCATTCAAGTCCCTAAATAGGTCAGAAGTGATAACTGTGAAGAAACCAGCAGCAGCCACGATGGCATACAAGAATGGCTTGTTTTCTGTGACGCTCTGATTGAACGGATGACCCATGTAGTTCACAGCAAAGGTGGCCACCTGAAGCATCATGCTTACCATGTAAGAGACTGTATTTACAAGGTTGGGATGAAAAGCAGAGTCTGGTTCAATGCATTCGTCCGGCATGTATCTCTCAGCTTCGTTCACAGAAGATATCAAGAAAAAAATGTGGATTGCAAACTGTCCTAACAGAGAAAGCAAGACATAGGAGCAAAAGACATTCGGATGAGGCCGTTCAGCTGAAAGAGTCGGAAGAGGACGCGCATGTGAGATGAACAGGAAAAAGGCTGCTGTAAACACACCGCTGATTGTAGCCTGCACATCACCAAGCTTGACACCAtccaaatacataacactcaacaCATAAGCTGTCGCAAGGCAATTAAGGCCAAGTATTTTAAACATCTGGAGGGTAGTCACCAGAGTACTGCGACCTTGACGAATTATGTCAGTGGTTGGAGCAACGGATGCATGCTTTGCCGTGAATGGTGATGCCATGGAAGCGTCTCCAAGCTTTACAATTGGAGCTGAGCGACCATCTCCCTCCTCATTCATCTCATCCATTAGTCTCTTTTGCAATGAAACTAGCTTCTGTCGTTTCAACTCAGCAGCCGACAGATTCCGGTTACCAGCTGGGTTGCTAGTGGGATCCAATTTTGCAGTGGCTTTTCCCTTTGAAGAGACTTCTccatttacactagtagatttACCTGCAACATCTAATGCAGACTTGGACTTCTTTGGCTCTTTAGATGTTTCACTGGGCGACTTTCCACTCTGAGTTGGAGGCACCACATTCAATAGAGCAACTCCCACATGGGCCTGACAGGAgagaaacaaaacacatactttATTATTTCACAGCTTAATTATGAAAAAGAAATACACAATTCCAGCCATAACTTGATTTTCTTATATTAAATccatatattaaaataacaaaaaagagTACTAATAAATATCTAAAAAGCTATCAAGGGAAAAAGTGAGAACTCATCTTTAATCTGCATTTTGTAGAGTGTAAGCGAGTACACTATGAAGAGTGAAACATATTGCTACCCCAAGAACTTTAATTAGTCTTATGTAGCTTGAAGCCATGATAACTAACTTCAAAGTTTGATGGAAACCCAACAGTTCTGGAGTGAATACAGAGGAAAACATCCTGAAGCCTTGTCTGGTGCCCAGGCTTTAAGTGGATTGTTGTCAAGGGAATAGACTAGATTGGATTGCACTAGATTGGATAGGAtaactttaatttttcttataagGATAGGATAATTTACATGCAACTTTTGAGTATAAGAATAGGATAGTTTTAGTAACCCCCGAGTTCATGGACCCAGGTCTTTGGTCTTGGGTTCAGGGTTGGTGGGAATAATtataaaacaagaacaaaactgATGAGTTTGGTTTCTATCCAATCCCTATTACTTTTGAGTACAAAACATAGGACTGAAATAAACTAATCCAATTCTACTATCCTTACTAATTGCCATTATGTCCATAACTGACTTTTAATACTTATGCTTAAGGATTTATTATTTCAAATAAGTCAGTTGTCTTGCCGAGAAAAAACAACACAATAAATAGTTGAATATCCATAAAATATATTACCTGCTTCAACGCTCCAACGTCATTGGTTCCATCTCCACACATCAATGTTATCCTCCCCACTGTTTTGAAAGTAGTCAAAATCAGCTCCTTCTGCTCAGGAGCAACTCTGGCATAAACCTAATAAGATACTCTGGTCAGCAACGTCAAGTTAAAGCCACTACTCAAAGATAAGCTTCACAATTGGTTATTAACATGCACCTTGACGTATGGAATGACTTGTATAACAGCAGAGGTTTGTTGCAACATTTCAAAGCAGTCACCACCAATACAGAGATCATGAGTCTCAGACAAAGCTTCCACCTCGTTTTCACTAAAATAAATTTCAACAATTCCAGTCAGagcaaagaaggaaaaagaaatacgCAGGTGAATCAGCAAAGAGTGCagacaggaaaaaaaaattgcaaaaacataaataaaaaccgAAATGGGGAGCAACCTCCAAATCTTGAACAAGTTTAGTAGGTTTTAAAGCCAAGCAAAACATCGAGAGTTCCAAACTAAATGAATCCATTAACACGAAAAGCTTTACTTGTAAGGAATCATCTCAGTCTCATCAGGGGATATCCACTCATATCCTTCCCTGCCCCTCTTTGGACCAAGAATTAATGCTGGTTTTGATATAATATGAACTTGGCTAGCAACATGGCAAGCTGTCAGGGCCTGATCACCAGTAATCATCacctaacaaaagaaaaactccaaataaatatatatacttaaattttaaatctgTCCACACAGCAGCTCTGTTCATTACAAAATTGAATGAGACTGATTGTACCATACAAAGGAAGACAATAAAATACGGGGGAAAGGAACACCAAACCACAGATCCGTGGGCAAAGACAAAACAGACAAACTACACTAATGCTGTAAACAATCGGGAAATCCAAAAGCAAGCAGCTCGTCAAATATCCTTACGAAGATATACAAGAATGGTTCTCTATAAAAGGGTAATAATGGCCCTTATACAGCAAAAACATGGTTTGAGtttatcaaataaaataagatatgCGTGAGTGTTCAATCGTAAACATGATTTCAAtttatcaaataaaaatatttaagaatGGCTACACCAAACTCCAATCTAGAAGGCCAAAGTGCTTATACAGACATCACAAAAGAATCAACACCCCAAAAGCAAGCAGTTGGTCAAAAATCCTTAAGAAGATATGCAGAATGGTTTTCTGTAAAAGGGTCACAATGACCCTTGTACAGTAAAACGTggtttgaattaatcaaatgagAGTATTCAAGAATAGCTACACACAGAACCTAGAAGTCCATAGTGCTGAATTCTGCAGCTATCAGCATACAAAGGCTCTTACAGTCTGCAATATTTCTTCATTGGAATAGTTCCATGAAATGAAACGTGATCCATGATATT encodes the following:
- the LOC137718705 gene encoding putative clathrin assembly protein At1g03050 — its product is MASSKFRRALGAVKDQTSIGLAKVGSSASLADLDIAIVKATRHEEYPTEEKYIREILSLTCYSREFISACINTISRRLNKTKNWIVALKTLMLVQRLLSEGDPAYEQEIFFSTRRGTRFLNMSDFRDTSRSNSWDYSAFVRTYALYLDERLEFRMQSRRGKRSAFGFDEDEFEDPQEAANNFTNQQSCPKATPVHEMKADKLFSRMQHLQQLLERFLACRPTGVAKNNRIVIMALYPIVKESFQVYYDITEIMGILIDRFMELEIPDCAKVYEIFCRIGKQFDELDMLYGWCKQIGISRSSEYPEVERITPKKLEVMDEYIRDKSALAQGKRSVKELLDQQKIDEANKDEESNHGEDEEEDMNAMKALPPPEGFVEENNNKEIEPVKEEEIKKPQQEEGDLLNLGEHAVSSNEHADKLALALFNGATEQAPAGPPAWEAFANEADWETALVQSASHLSNQKASLGGGFDLLLLDGLYQQAEVSATMAGPGYGVSGSASSVALGSAGRPAMLALPAPPSSSSSSSLDHPSKSSVHVDPFAASLVVPPPSYVQMSDLERKQKLLMDEQLMWHQYARDGMQGQIGLTKLQHNPHHNINMGGYTHTY